The Lolium perenne isolate Kyuss_39 chromosome 6, Kyuss_2.0, whole genome shotgun sequence genome segment GAAACGCAATATAGAGagtactttgacaattacagcaaGAACTTTTCTTGAAAATAATTTCAAAATCCCCTCGGCTGCATCTCCTTCATGATCATTCGGGTCGCGACCTGTTAGTTTCAACTCACATTTTCAGTATCAGAGGGACTATACAGCCACCTTATTGAGATAACTAAGTTGAAATATTAACAGCGCCCAGTGAGCTTTTGTTTAACCAGTGCGTACAGACTACGTTTAGATACCTGGCTCAGGTGAAACTCTATTCCTCGATGAATTTTGTCGTGAGTTGTACTGCCTCAATACATTTCCAGCAATGTTATATCTTTTATTGGACTCAACAGCTTTATCCACTAAAACAATCTGATCCTCAGAACGGCCGTATGCTGTTGATCCTGATTCCCTGGCCTACATTATAAAGATAGGTGATGAATTTTGTTAAGAAATGTCACAGCATGGTTATGACAGCTCTACATAGCAACAATCAAACACTTCAGTTGTGAGGGAGCAACGACCTAAGCATTCAAATTTAGACATGCGGAAACCAAAAGGAAATATCTTCTATTTCCTTGTGTTCTTCTGAATACATATGAGCTATTGATATAATGGCAGAATTAAGGGAACAATAACTTACTTCCTCACGGACTGGAGCCAAACCATGATATTTAACATCTTCAGGGGCTATCGGGGATCCAAGATCATCAACATCTGAACTTGATTCAGCATTTGATGTATCACTAATTCTTTCTGGTAACTGAAAGAAGCAGGAACAGCACATAAAACGTTAAACCTGAAAAGAACAGACCAAGTGATTGAGTAAATGAGAGCTCACAGATAGAATATTTCAAAATCTTGCCTTGAGTGCACGCAATCTTAAAGAGCCTGTAATTGTTTCCTCTATATCAGATATTTGCGCGATTTCCCTCAGCGAAGATGATTCCATGCTATGTAcaatctgcaataagaagtaaagTTCATAAGCAGCTGCAGCATATAAGTTAGTTATCCTCTTGTACCATAAGGAAGATGATACAGTAGGATAGCATCAGCAGATTCAGAGAAAAAATACCTTCATGATTAAAGGATCACTCCAAGGGCCTTTGTTGGACCTCAGGCATCCTCCCTGGTTAGAGCATGTGCACAAACCACCAAAAAGATCTGGTAATTGGCTGCAGATATAATCTAGTAAGCCTTGTACCACAAGCATGAACAATCAATCTTACACTAGAGGATCTAAATAAAATACTATGAGATTACGGTCACCAACCTTGCGTCAATAGCTTCGAGGAGCCTGCTTTGGTATTTTGTTCCTAGAACCTGTTATTGAAGATCAGGTATGAAGCAACAAAAACATCACAATGCGGTAAACGTGGAAAGCTTGCAGGAGTTTTTACATGAATTTTAGATGATGTTTTGGGGTCAATAAGTCCCTTCACAGTGCTCCAGATCAGTTTGAATCCAGCTCCGGCATTTACAATGAACATTTGATGTAGTGTCTGCATAATTTAGCAAACTGGTTGGTAATCAGAAAGGTGGAAAACCGGAAACAACAGGCATATATTTCATCGGTAAAACTTACCTCAGGATAATAATCACCGTCTATTTTCTGCACGCAACGCACTAAATCCCTTGCAATCTTACCAAAGTTCTTCCAGCCCTACACAACAGGCAACGCAACAAAAACATCAACACTTACAAAAGTCATTTCAACTATTTTGCAGATGGCACAATATGCTAAACAGCACTAGAAGAGATAAATTTAAAAACATTATGTTAAAAGAAACATCTCCTGGTTCATACATGCTTAATCGCTTATAGTTGGACTGAAATAGCAGAGCTACTGGACCAAATCAATTCAAGCAATATCGAAAGTTCTGAGGAAATTTACAGCTGCATTATTTTGGACAGGGTGAATTCATCCCAAATCCTTGGGAAATGCAATCTAAATCTAAATATTAGAATCAAATCCATTGTAGGGCTGAAATACGGGGTTACAGAAAAGGCACATGTTGCTACCTTTTCTCTAACTTCCAAGGATCTCATGACCCCAAACTTCCTAGTTAATTTTTATTAGATCGTATACCCTAAGCGAGTAAGTGCTGCTAGTTTGCTACTTCTGCCAAATTTCCAGTTGGTGCCATAGCATATTATCTTCTGAGAAGCCCCAGTACAGATTGCAAGCATAACAAACAACAAAAGGTAGTTTCAAAAGAACGCTGTAACAAAGATAAGCAAATAATGCTTCTTTTCGGTTATGCTTTTACATCTCTAGAGTGTAGACAAAATTTACTGGAATGAAGAAACCATATTTAGGCACAAGACAATCAACATACCACACCCTGGACATCCAATATCGTGGTTGTTGTATCAATGTGCTTTTTAGCAGAAATTGAGCAGGCAGGAAACTTCTCACGGAACGCTCTCTCAAACTCTTGTACATGGTACTTGATATATCGTTCCATCGTTGTGGCTTGCACAATCTTGGTGGGTTCAACTTTCCCCAGCAACTCGATATAGACAGGCCTTCCGTCCTTGTCAACCCCATGATAACCCTGGGGATAATATTGCAGCACCTCCTCTAGCTCATGAAATTCAAAATCCTTCAATGAGTAAAGTTGTTGTCATTAGTATGCTTGACAATGTAAGGCAGATTATATGGCAGGCAATTTATCTCAAATTCTACTCTGGGTATTAAGCGCATCTAAGACTGTACAGAGTTTCATTTGTTTTCATATCAAGTTCTGAGGATAGACAGTATTCTTACTTCCAAAATTGTATCTGTGCCAAACTCATTCCTCCATTGCAGCATCTCCTCCCACATCTGCGCTGCCTTCTCAAAGTCAAACTTCCTAGCCTTCAAAAATCTGCATACCAGTCAATACATCAGAACGAGTAAATCACCAACCGGCATTCGACAGGTGAAAACACTACCAACACGAGCAGAGTTCCATCTGACATACTAACCTAAGCATCATATGGTAATCGTCATGCCTCTCGGGCAACAGGCCCCTGGTGAACAGAACCTCCCGGAACGAGCTGACAGCCTGCTCCTCCTCGGCGTCCCTGACGTCCTCTATCGCGATCCTGGGCACCCTGCAGTCCACCTTGCGCTTCCCCCGCTTCTTGAGCGAGTGCGTGAGCCTGGTCGACGCGTGCAGCGCCTTCTTCCGCAGCGAGCGCATCCTGCGGTGCTTGGGCTCGTCCTCGGAGTTCTCGCCGTCCCTCCTCTCGTCATTGCTGCCTGATACCTCTATGCCGTCGATGTTGCTCTCTGCGAGAGAGTGTTGTAACACGCGTAACGTTAGCTGCATTGCGTTATCCGGTGAACCTACGGGCATACAGTCGTCAATACCTGACATTCTCCGCAAATGCAGCACAGACGATCAGGGGGTCAGTCAGGCTTCGCGCTCCCTGTTGTGGCAATTGATCACTGATCTGACAGTCAGTCTGTGTGTATACAGCCACCCACTCGAGCCTCCACCCTGCCACAGACAAACACATATAATTCGTTTACTTTTTCGGCAGAGGTTAAGAAATACAGATATAACTCATGTACTCTACTTCTTCTCCGAGAGAGATTAAACAAATAGGGATTGTAACTCGTTGAGAGAGTTGCAGTGGAAAACATCAAACTCGTGGCCAGTTTCTCCGATTCGTAGCAGCGAGTAGAACTACTGTAGAAGCCATGGAAACGATCCCCACGAAGAGTGTGATTCCAGAAAGGAAAGGCGATCGCGTAATCCGCAATAAATGCTCCCGCCGCGAGATCCGGGGACGCAGCCGCCTCGGGAATCACGCAGCTAGATCCAATCGTTTCCGAGCCCCGACGCGCGAACCAAACGGAAATCGGAGAACCGGAGCGGGGGGCGGCGATCCGTACCTCGCCGCGGGAGAGGGAGATCCGCCGGTCGGGagagcgcgcgcgcgcgcgcccgCTCCAACTCGcgatcctcctcctccacctccgccgccgccgcgggacgGAGGAACCGAGGCCGCCGCGGCGAGAGGGGGGGTTCTCCCGATCGGCGCTCGCGCGTGCGCTCGTGCGTGTGTTGCGTTTGATCCGGGCGAGGCGACGTCGCTCTCCGTCCGCCTCGCGCTCACGCTTCCCTTTCCGCCTACTCCTCCTCCTACTCTGCTGCCGCTGCTAGTGCTGCTCGGTTACTGCTGCTGCTACTTTGTTCCTCGTGTCTTGCGGTTTTTTCTCTCGGGGAGTTGGGCGGGCGGGCGGCGGGGCCCAGCCGTCGGTGGCGGTGGCGAGGAGCGCGCGCGTCGCTGTTGACCGGGACGGCTGGCCGCGCTCCTCCCGCGTCGCTTTTGCGTGACTGCGTAACGCAGCAGAGGAGGCGCCGACGCTCACGTGCGATCGACGGGGCTGGCTGACGAGTGGGGCCCGCTCTAGGTATAGGTAGGCAGGCAGACCGGTGGTGATGTCGTTATGGATGGATGCGCGCGCCTTGGATCGCGTGCGTGATGCCAACGTACGGCACCTTCCCCTCCCCGCCTCTGGCTCTACGCTCGGTGGGGCTCGGTGGGGTGGAGGATCATGCGCCGTTCGTGTGAGCTTTGAAAACGCTTCCGATGTGTAGTAAACTCGATGAAATTCAAACTGGTTTTCGTCTGCAATGCAATTTTCTTCCATCTGTAAACCACTGTACATCCGACCGTCAAATGACTACAACCTCCCTTCTCTTCTGCAAAGACGTTTTGAACGTCTGATTGCCTTGCCAAACCGTTTCATCTATACCTAccaaataataaaagcaaaagagtttcttgttggtccgtttttgTTTGCCCCTAATTTTCGATCGAAATTACAGGAACTGCCACCGCTTATGTAAATAACGTTTCGGCGTCCTCTGCTTTTTGTCTCTCGGCCAGGCCAGCTTCGCCTCTGGCCCTCTACCACCGAAGCTCCTCCCTCCGCCCCGCTGCCAGCCACAGCGACGAGAAGCGACGGGCCTCTCCGCCGCCGTTTTCGATGGATCCGGCCAAAAATCTTTCGGATCTAATGAATCCCCGATGCTCTCGCTTTCAAGTTCAGAGGCGTGGTCGCTGGATCTGCATCTTTCCCAGCCagaggtcgccgccgtcggcgTCACCTACAGGGCTTACGCGTATGTGTTTTACGGGAGGCTGCTCGAGCCCATCCGCGTGATGGCttaggaggtgggtgtggtgaccctgcataccactgcatgttgtagtatgccagtcgttgatataacattcacgaagtaccattccgcaaatattacatccctcagagtagtacaacagaacatagcaggtctataactcattcatttattattacaaatatcatacacatgtcgtctcggagctcctcttgggtcctaagaggaatactcctgggttcgagacgaacccaactgaacttacaatataagagtctcattaggttatacatttatttcctcgagcagctaaatactaagagttcgggctgctcggttactactactactggctgtctctaggcttgatctcctccggaagcctccccggatccgtagacgatgaggtagtctacgccttctatacctccagagaggtctggttcttcatagccgatgatctcggccccttcattgttgtcgtagtcctcctccagacgattcagacaatctaagcatgggatttaagagtggtatgagtacgggcgtactcaacaagttcattatagataagaggtgtttaatgcactagctacgatattagaccagaaagtctaataccaatgcaagttttgataaacatttcttcaagagattgcttttattccaaagagctatgtccgtcagccttcaccggtttactagaactttatGGAGCTCCTTTCCCATTGCGTTCGCAGCTTCCTCATCCCGAacgaggagtgacagtcacagttctttacactctgcagaggtgtgttgctttacccataagagatcttaaccttggtgccaaccgggcagctttcccgttcacacttccttcggtgtgaggcccggtataaggtcatagccaatcatattcctccgctacctcgcacacccacccgttgttgcaaaccccgaccacgggtcctcgtcggtccacttacaccatttaaggacggaccccgaccacgacaacgatgcaggatcgaaccaaactccttcgccgtagctgcaacccatcatagaccacattaccgtggggaattagagtgggatccccaccctcaagttgttccgcaagccgcaaccgctacggtatgcacggcataaccgtggggacttagaatgggttccccacccacaagttgctccgcaagatacaaccgctacgtaagcgcatccgttgatgtacaagaggtggaaatacgattgactagtccgtcccatttcagatcttatggttaacacggttattacggcacaagaatcactggcgacatttgttgttaaatcctagatggatataaacccttgcaatggaacctccaccatatcaacacaatccatggttccattgcccaccacttagtcatattcatagttatgaaaatagtggttttggtttttatgcaatagtgataatcatagtactttgcaagtaatttgataaaagtactcaaatgacatgagcaagtgatgaacttgcctgaaccacTGCAAAGTGTGCagtttggatggtgtggactgacccttgtcctctgtgctgaaaaatagcatcattgtccgataagggcaatggttaaagaagcaattatgcatgattcagcttttagggttgtcCCCCCCTTTCTGGtgttttattattttatgtggaaggttaatactaagaacaatttagggatactctgtttagggtaaaatacaaccttgaaatgttgtcaaggtgtttttatagtccaaaggcattattgaactaattttcattattgaaagtaatatgagtgatttaaatgattatttaaatcatcaaattaagacttattcttagttgtcttcaaaaattctctttgatattttattcaggtagagaattttatgctgatcaattttcatatttttaattatttttttagagttatttaaatatttattgtgatttaccaaagtttatgtaatttaattgaattgtgaaatggcaaaaatgcccctgggcccacctgtcggtgcaacccagtgggttaggtcgaaccgaccggcctggtccggctcgaccagccccacttct includes the following:
- the LOC127306369 gene encoding phosphatidylinositol/phosphatidylcholine transfer protein SFH6, giving the protein MSESNIDGIEVSGSNDERRDGENSEDEPKHRRMRSLRKKALHASTRLTHSLKKRGKRKVDCRVPRIAIEDVRDAEEEQAVSSFREVLFTRGLLPERHDDYHMMLRFLKARKFDFEKAAQMWEEMLQWRNEFGTDTILEDFEFHELEEVLQYYPQGYHGVDKDGRPVYIELLGKVEPTKIVQATTMERYIKYHVQEFERAFREKFPACSISAKKHIDTTTTILDVQGVGWKNFGKIARDLVRCVQKIDGDYYPETLHQMFIVNAGAGFKLIWSTVKGLIDPKTSSKIHVLGTKYQSRLLEAIDASQLPDLFGGLCTCSNQGGCLRSNKGPWSDPLIMKIVHSMESSSLREIAQISDIEETITGSLRLRALKLPERISDTSNAESSSDVDDLGSPIAPEDVKYHGLAPVREEARESGSTAYGRSEDQIVLVDKAVESNKRYNIAGNVLRQYNSRQNSSRNRVSPEPGRDPNDHEGDAAEGILKLFSRKVLAVIVKVLSILRFFTRHRRQLENVHPNTAAVPSNQANLQIVKEDRVNPCLERLERLESMCNQLSRKPPEIPQDKDRAIQDSFDRIKSIEYDLEKTKKVLHATVIKQMQMAETLESVKEPDHRRRKFCT